A genomic window from Methanoculleus sp. SDB includes:
- a CDS encoding CCA-adding protein, whose translation MIRLPCEVEVLERIKPLQEEYDHIRSVADALIAAVNDSGSARGMVVGSVARDTWVRGDRDLDIFMLFPPSLSREELEKQGLGLARAIGRQYGATMREKYAEHPYINMCINGLDVDLVPCYAVKQATAIQSAVDRTPFHTRYIRERIGPFIDDVLLLKQFSKVGGVYGSDQMTEGFAGYLCELLVLFYGGFSEVIRAAAEWRPSTAIDIEGHATKVFHDPLVVIDPVDPARNVAASLSLSRMFEFVELARGYSAAPGAVYFSHPAPAIPDRGAFIARLEERGTKLYAITLKTPHTIPDIVVPQLRKSTAAIADMLIRYGFVVNRSACEMQDEHCMLLFELLVDSLPPVKRHMGPPVWNRANADKFLALYPENTYSGPYIDDGRYYVEIARKHTHVRELLGSESPLKVALGKHIKRSMSADRTLWEGADCWSEEFAPFLSSFITRESPLVRIRRADRIRK comes from the coding sequence GTGATCCGCCTGCCCTGCGAAGTGGAGGTGCTGGAGCGAATCAAACCGCTGCAAGAAGAGTACGACCATATCCGGAGTGTGGCAGACGCTCTCATCGCCGCAGTAAACGACAGCGGGAGTGCACGGGGTATGGTCGTGGGATCGGTCGCACGGGATACATGGGTGCGCGGGGACCGGGACCTCGATATATTCATGCTCTTTCCGCCGTCGCTCTCCCGTGAGGAGCTCGAGAAGCAGGGCCTCGGGCTTGCGCGTGCCATAGGCAGGCAGTACGGGGCAACAATGCGGGAGAAGTACGCGGAACACCCGTATATCAATATGTGTATCAACGGTCTCGATGTCGATCTCGTGCCGTGCTATGCCGTGAAGCAGGCAACGGCGATTCAAAGCGCAGTCGACAGGACGCCGTTCCACACGCGTTACATCAGGGAGCGTATCGGCCCTTTTATCGACGATGTACTGCTCCTGAAGCAGTTTTCCAAGGTGGGAGGAGTCTACGGCTCCGATCAGATGACCGAAGGATTTGCCGGCTATCTCTGCGAACTGCTCGTTCTTTTTTACGGGGGATTTTCGGAAGTAATCCGTGCGGCGGCGGAATGGCGGCCCTCGACCGCAATCGACATCGAAGGCCATGCGACAAAGGTATTCCATGACCCGCTGGTCGTCATCGACCCGGTGGATCCGGCACGGAATGTCGCGGCATCCCTTTCACTCTCCCGCATGTTCGAGTTCGTCGAACTCGCCCGGGGATATTCCGCCGCACCGGGAGCGGTATATTTCTCACACCCGGCACCGGCCATACCTGACCGTGGCGCCTTTATTGCCCGGCTCGAAGAACGCGGTACAAAACTCTATGCCATCACGCTGAAAACACCCCATACGATTCCCGATATCGTGGTTCCCCAACTCAGGAAAAGTACCGCGGCTATCGCCGACATGCTCATACGGTACGGATTTGTGGTGAACCGGTCCGCATGCGAGATGCAGGATGAACACTGTATGCTCCTTTTCGAACTGCTGGTCGATTCACTTCCTCCTGTCAAGAGACATATGGGCCCCCCCGTGTGGAACCGCGCGAATGCGGATAAATTCCTGGCCCTCTATCCTGAGAATACCTATTCCGGACCGTATATCGATGACGGGCGTTATTATGTGGAAATCGCGCGAAAACACACACATGTCAGGGAACTGCTCGGGTCGGAAAGTCCCCTCAAGGTCGCGCTCGGAAAACATATCAAACGGTCGATGAGTGCGGACCGGACTCTATGGGAGGGTGCTGACTGCTGGTCAGAGGAGTTTGCTCCGTTTCTCAGCTCCTTTATCACGCGGGAATCGCCGCTCGTGCGGATACGCCGTGCCGACAGGATCCGGAAATAA
- a CDS encoding glutaredoxin: MVENRGALLVSDISRIIVYTLENCPNCEILKEYLSRAGAAYDERDMMQPEALTELRINGVFVREAPVLQIGSTFLTSRELFSQGTVREETLSPLVKGE, encoded by the coding sequence ATGGTAGAGAACAGGGGGGCCCTTTTAGTGTCAGATATATCCCGAATTATTGTATATACTCTTGAAAACTGCCCGAATTGTGAAATTCTGAAGGAGTATCTCAGTCGAGCCGGTGCCGCGTACGACGAACGGGACATGATGCAGCCGGAGGCGCTGACGGAACTGAGAATCAACGGTGTGTTTGTCAGGGAAGCCCCGGTACTGCAGATTGGCAGTACTTTTCTCACATCCCGGGAATTATTTTCGCAAGGCACCGTCAGGGAAGAAACCCTCTCTCCCCTCGTGAAAGGTGAGTAA